Part of the Penicillium digitatum chromosome 4, complete sequence genome is shown below.
CTTGCGCACTTTGCCTTTTTGTGCGCTGCCCGGCGTTGTCTTGCGAGCTATCTTGGGTGGCATTATGGTAAAGGGGGAACGCGCTGTGCGATTTTCTTGGGTGGTGGGGGTGCTGAAAAAGCGATCAATTGGGAGATTTATTGCCTAGCAACCAGCGTCCTGCGGAGTGCCGCCTTTTGTGTCGAGATTTTCCCTTGCAGGAGCCGTGTCCGAGAATCGAGGAGATTAGGGCTTACACACGAGGTTCAAATGAAGGGATTGGGATTAAAAACCCTATCTGCTAATAATTAGACAGTCTTTGTTGCGAAGGGAAGGCTGGGCGAGCTGTCAATATGAACTATTCGGGCCTTAGCGTCCCAGCCCCCGTGATTCTCACGTAAACACGCGTCTCGTGTCTGGCACGTGACGATAAACTGGTCTACCTGGTCTTATCTCCGTCATACGTGGAATGGACCCAGGAGGCACTCTGGAGAGCTCTCAGTGCTCGTGCTGATCATCCGCCGTCATTCCCGCTCCTCTCTTGATTTCCATTCCTATCAGAAGCCACAAATTCTCACACCATGGCCGCTGTCTGGGAGAACAATGGGCAACAGGACCAGTTTCCCCTCGAACAATGGTTCTTTGAGATGCCACCCGTCACCCGGTGGTGGACGGTAGCCACCGTCGCAACCTCAGTCCTGGTGCAGTGCCACGTTGTGACCCCATTCCAGCTGTTCTACAGCTTCCGCTCTGTCTACGTTAAATCGCAGTACTGGCGACTAGTAACGACATTCCTTTATTTCGGACCCCTCAATCTCGACTTGTTGTTTCATGTGTTCTTCCTGCAGCGCTACTCACGTCTTCTGGAAGAAACATCCGGCCGCTCCCCGGCCCATTTCGCATGGCTGATCTTTTACGCCATGACATCTCTCCTCGTCATCTCTCCTTTCCTCTCAATACCCTTCCTGGGCAGCGCGCTTTCATCCAGCCTGGTCTACATCTGGGCCCGGCGCAACCCAGACACCCGTCTTAGTTTGTTGGGACTACTGGTCTTCACTGCTCCCTACCTGCCTTGGGTGCTGATGGGATTCAGCGTGATTGTGCATAAGATCGTACCGAAGGATGAGATGCTCGGCGTTGTCGTCGGTCATATCTGGTACTTCTTCAACGATGTTTACCCACCCCTACATGGTGGCCACCGTCCGTTTGACCCGCCTCGATGGTGGGTCCGTCTGTTTGAGCCCGCTCCTGGGCCTAGCGAGCGTGCCACGGGTGCGACTAATGTGAACCGCGAGTTTGTGGCTGCAGCGGCGCCGGAGGTTCGATGAGCTGTACTGTGCCGATTGATAAAGTGTCGCTTTTGGCGAACCAAAGATCGAGGTTCCTTGTGGCGTCGATTGGAAATTGAAACTAGACCGTACTCAACTAGAGACGAGTCTCACTGGTATAGTAGAGCCCAGGGTCCAACGGGTTCGATCCTGGCCTTGGTCTTTGCTCGAGGCTAGCTTTGGGCCATTGATTTGAGAACTGTGAGCCGTGCATGGGGGAAGCTGAACATCAGCGAGTCTTTTGACGCTTTTCATCTAA
Proteins encoded:
- a CDS encoding ER-associated proteolytic system protein Der1, putative, whose product is MAAVWENNGQQDQFPLEQWFFEMPPVTRWWTVATVATSVLVQCHVVTPFQLFYSFRSVYVKSQYWRLVTTFLYFGPLNLDLLFHVFFLQRYSRLLEETSGRSPAHFAWLIFYAMTSLLVISPFLSIPFLGSALSSSLVYIWARRNPDTRLSLLGLLVFTAPYLPWVLMGFSVIVHKIVPKDEMLGVVVGHIWYFFNDVYPPLHGGHRPFDPPRWWVRLFEPAPGPSERATGATNVNREFVAAAAPEVR